The following coding sequences lie in one Mustelus asterias chromosome 8, sMusAst1.hap1.1, whole genome shotgun sequence genomic window:
- the LOC144497955 gene encoding transmembrane protein 61-like — translation MAYARMRNRVTIGGAVLLVSGAICFVWWNDEKPDSTESPTAPPDEDVVAAIQQTSLNPLLRSISVLFCLIGGFLLFFGLLWSAKVNRQMSRGYRHWSRTTVYFNTMEWRAKYRHSSPDNFRVPSYNEALSCRPVVMVPSSNLLIPLPPRDPDLPPSYEMLTNVGRVRLAPCKRSLSDSALSQRAPTQILHQEGMVAGSLTSATYSTPPPSYENLRMHI, via the exons ATGGCATACGCTCGCATGCGCAACAGAGTCACCATTGGAGGGGCCGTGCTTCTCGTGTCTGGCGCCATTTGCTTTGTGTGGTGGAACGATGAAAAGCCAGATTCCACGGAAAGTCCAACAGCGCCACCCGATGAGGACGTGGTGGCAGCCATCCAGCAAACCTCACTAAACCCCTTACTGAGATCAATCAGTGTTTTGTTCTGCCTGATTGGAGGATTCTTGCTTTTTTTTGGCCTGCTCTGGTCTGCAAAGGTGAATAGGCAAATGTCCAGGGGTTACAGACATTGGAGTAGAACAACAGTATATTTTAACACCATGGAATGGAGAGCAAAGTATCGGCACAG cag TCCTGACAACTTTCGAGTTCCATCATACAATGAGGCTCTCAGCTGCAGACCAGTGGTGATGGTACCATCCAGCAATCTTCTGATTCCACTGCCACCCAGAGACCCAGATCTTCCACCATCATATGAAATGCTAACAAATGTTGGTAGAGTTCGACTTGCACCTTGTAAACGCAGTTTGTCTGATAGTGCACTATCACAGAGAGCGCCGACTCAGATTTTGCATCAGGAAGGGATGGTGGCAGGTTCTCTGACATCTGCTACCTACTCGACCCCTCCACCCAGCTATGAGAATCTCCGCATGCATATTTGA